Proteins from a genomic interval of Capsicum annuum cultivar UCD-10X-F1 chromosome 4, UCD10Xv1.1, whole genome shotgun sequence:
- the LOC107869583 gene encoding uncharacterized protein LOC107869583 yields MMNAINENKKQAKGSESDQPPTDENVKSTSPHQATTKFVHEFNKNPEVTLNTLPDELLPSLNVYVNLERSIILHPSANQAQQTSMHVLRIRRPSRYNESPFTMKFGSADVSMEEQWRTFDQKHPFISHPVNAIEDTKVTNKFMTWLSLDPLKYHSKRNNKEEHYLKGKAKIPVINFEILSVEDKNWFYVMGTPSQT; encoded by the exons ATGATGAATGCAATCAATGAAAATAag AAACAAGCAAAAGGCAGCGAATCTGATCAGCCACCAACGGATGAAAATGTTAAGAGTACATCACCCCATCAAGCGACTACAAAATTTGTTCATGAGTTTAATAAGAATCCTGAAGTCACATTG AATACTCTTCCTGATGAGCTTCTTCCCAGTCTTAATGTGTATGTCAATCTTGAACGAAGTATAATTCTACATCCATCTGCAAATCAAGCACAACAAACGTCAATGCATGTTTTAAGGATTAGGCGACCATCTAGATACAATGAGTCACCATTCACAATGAAATTTGGTTCAGCAGATG TAAGCATGGAAGAGCAATGGAGAACATTCGATCAGAAGCATCCCTTTATATCTCATCCAGTTAATGCGATAGAAGACACTAAAGTCACCAATAAGTTCATGACGTGGCTTTCATTGGATCCTCTTAAATATCATTCGAAGAG GAACAACAAAGAAGAACATTATTTGAAGGGAAAGGCAAAAATACCAGTTatcaactttgaaattttatcTGTTGAAGACAAGAATTGGTTCTACGTTATGGGTACTCCTAGCCAGACGTGA